The Sulfurospirillum oryzae genome contains the following window.
TAGTGGTAATGGCAAAGATGGCTACATTACCGCTGGAACGAATCAAGGCAGTTTCTATGGGATCGTTTCGCTTTCAGGTTCACAAAAAGACAGCTATCCTCTCTCGGGAGATTTTCCAAGTGGTATAAAATACGAAGATGGTGGCAGTCGCAATAACTCAGCTTCCAAAGATGGTAAGGTGAATCTTAAAGTTGGATACACTCCCAATAATAGTGACGAGTACTCATTTAACTACATTAAGCAACATGCGACCAAAGATGTTCCACCTTTTGCGGGTGTGATTGATGGTACAATCATCAAAGATTCAAATCCAAACACAAGCGGTGGTGGAACGGTACACTTCTGGAAATGGGACTATTGGGATAAAGAGAGTTATTATTTCCTCTCCAAAACCGATTTTGACAACTGGTATGTTAAAACAAGAGCCTATTATGACATTTTCCAAAATTCATTGCTCATGTACACAGACCCTACTTATTCAACACTCTCAAATGGGGGAAGTCTTGCAAAAGCCTCCTCAAATCCAAGTTTTTATGATGACAATACAAAAGGTGTCTCTGTTGAAACAGGCGTAAAACTTTTTGAAGCAGATACCTTAAAATTTGCGTTGCATTACAAAGAAGATACCCATAAAGAGGGTTCAACCAATGGATGGACAAAAGCGGCTAACCCTGAATACACCATGCAAGATGATATTTCATCCTTTGGCGTAGAGTACAAAAGAGCACTGACTAACAGTACTGCATTGATTGTTGGAACAAGTTATGATTGGGAAAAGGCACAAAAAGCACCCAATACTAACTATGGAGCAACAGGAAATTATTTTTCTGATGCGGCTTTAACAACACCTATAACCAGTTATGCGACATTGAAAAATTTTGACTTGGGAGAAGCTTCTTCCTTAAATCCAATGGCAAAATTAGAGACAAAAATTGATGAAACTACCTCAATTTACGGGGGTATTTCGAAGAAAAGCCGTATTCCTTCGATTAAAGATCGCTACTCTTTTAAAATGGGCAATTACGTTCCAAATCCTGACTTGCAAGAAGAGAGTATTGTCAATTATGAAATTGGTGGCACAAAATCGTTTGATCTTGTCACCTTTAAAGCAGCACTCTTTTACGCAGACATTAGAGATTATATCCAAAGTGCCTATGTACCCATTTGGTATAAGCCTACAGGTGCAGCAGTGCAGCAACAACAACTTAAAAATATCGGCGAAGTGAGTGAAAAAGGCATTGAGCTTGAGGCTTCTTTTCTGCTCGCAGATCATTTTTCATTTGATGGAAGCTATACCTACCTTGATATGAAAAATGAGACCGACAGTAATGTCAAAATCACCGATGTTCCGAAACACAAGTTTTTTGCTTCAACCAAATATGAGTTTACGAAATCACTCGCTTGGATACTCTCTTATGAGTATGATTCTGAGCGTTTTACAAGCTATGTGCTTTCAGGCTCTAATATCTACTACTCCTCTGGGGATGCTTCTATTTGGGGAACAAAATTGGTTTATAATCCAACAAAAGAGTTGGCATTTGAAGCAGGCGTTAAAAATCTTTTTGATGAAAATTA
Protein-coding sequences here:
- a CDS encoding TonB-dependent receptor plug domain-containing protein, which encodes MKYKVGLALSLVMASVLMGETFELGKIEVSDAKEIGYSSTTTVLDSQTMQDNERTTVVDALNTLSGISIQNGGGRNEQMVMVRGFDVKHAPLFIDGIPIAVPYDGYVDFSRFTTYDLSQIEVSKGLTSVLLGPNTFAGAINMVTKKPTKAFEGEVGVGVFSGNGKDGYITAGTNQGSFYGIVSLSGSQKDSYPLSGDFPSGIKYEDGGSRNNSASKDGKVNLKVGYTPNNSDEYSFNYIKQHATKDVPPFAGVIDGTIIKDSNPNTSGGGTVHFWKWDYWDKESYYFLSKTDFDNWYVKTRAYYDIFQNSLLMYTDPTYSTLSNGGSLAKASSNPSFYDDNTKGVSVETGVKLFEADTLKFALHYKEDTHKEGSTNGWTKAANPEYTMQDDISSFGVEYKRALTNSTALIVGTSYDWEKAQKAPNTNYGATGNYFSDAALTTPITSYATLKNFDLGEASSLNPMAKLETKIDETTSIYGGISKKSRIPSIKDRYSFKMGNYVPNPDLQEESIVNYEIGGTKSFDLVTFKAALFYADIRDYIQSAYVPIWYKPTGAAVQQQQLKNIGEVSEKGIELEASFLLADHFSFDGSYTYLDMKNETDSNVKITDVPKHKFFASTKYEFTKSLAWILSYEYDSERFTSYVLSGSNIYYSSGDASIWGTKLVYNPTKELAFEAGVKNLFDENYYVNYGYPEAGRVFYGNVKYKF